The window CTGATCCAAATCATTTGAGAAAATCTTCTTATCCTTAGCATTATTCTGCAGTTTAATCAAGAAAACCAAATGTTACTGATATCAagcatcaaaagaaaaataacatgGAGAAAGCAAAACCTGGAAGGCAGAAACGACAAAATCTCTCAACCGCCTATTTATGCATCCCACCTGACTAAGAAGTTGGCGTTGCATTGACTGTGGCAAGGCAGCTAAAACATCTGGATCAATATTTCCATCAATCTCTGGCTGCAAAATGAATCAAGTACAATAACTATCATAAActaaaaaagttgaaaaacattaaaagcAATGAGTACTTGAGTAATACTTCCATTAAAGTGGTTAAGTCGACCTTCAAAAAAAAGTGGTTCAGTctaaagtaaaataataaaaagaaatacttCCATAAAGACAGCAACTTTGAGTATATAGTTAGTATTTTCTTACAAGTATTATCTCTTCATAttcatcttcattttcatcGCCACCCCCATCCTCTGCAGGAATAGGCATTTCTGAtctaaaataataagaaaccCATTTAAGGACATACATAGTCGAAAATGTCCCTACAACAATAACCAACTATTTAAAATGCAGCTTACTTTTCTTTGAGGTTTACATGATCGGAATTTGTCAATTCAACAGCATTACATCCCACAATGTTGGCATCATACGGCTTATCTGAAGAAACCTTCCTACCCTTAGCATTATTCTTCTGCTTTTTCCTCTGGTCCTCAAGATCCTTCGCCAGTTCTTTCAGTCTCATTTGCTTAAGCTattaacaaacaaaaagatggaaaaataactcaaaaaagaataaagtttgaatccaaaaagaaacaaaaaatcttttttttctggCAGACATTCAAAATTACAACACCTTGGCAACTGCACTGTGGAAGAAGGTGATGGGAAAAATAGTAACCCCtcaacaatttattttttttaattagtaaCATAAATAGTACTTAATTACCAAACTTAGCCTAAAAATTcagcatttcaaacttaaatttaaagaaaagaaagtacGAAATATTACGTGATTGAGAAGCAATTTTTCAGCGGTTTTACGGATCTTAGCCTGGGAGTTTTCTCGCTGTCGACGGCGAGCGATGACGGTGCGGCGCTTGAGAACCGGCGTGGCACCATCGAAGACGAAAACAGGCTTAGTTTTTAAATACAAAAGTTTGCAAACTCTCCTAAAAAACCCTAACAAATGAGCGTTTCGGACCATTTCTCCTTTCTCGTCTCGCATCGCTTTCATGAATTGAACCATCCAAATACTCGCatcttcaaaaacaaaaacaaacaaagtaaaataatttgtttaaagAATTTAGAATTGTTAGGGCTAGGGATTCGGCAGTTACCGATGGCGAGTTTCTTTCCGGCTAGCGTTTCAACGGAGACACGGCGGCCGACGGGGGCCAGTAGTTCCCAGAGACCGTGAACTCCCATTTTCTCGGCTTGCTCAGcaagatttcaaaattttttgttttctaatcGATTTATATAGTTACTTAAAATTCGTTACCGTTGCCGCCTATAGGCTGAACGAGGAAGATGGATAGAAATAACGACGTCGCTTTGATTTCCcatcttattttatttggttttaacAGGTTCAAGCtcaatttctttcattttttaaatatataactgCAAATTTGAGCTCAGGGCATGGAAAAACTTTGCTAGGATTAAACAAGCTTAAGCTTTTTTAATTGTCAAATTTAATTGAGACTAAAGCTTTAACAAGGATCCAAGCCATAAAGAAGAAAACCCCTTGTTTGGGCTAAATTGATTGAATATAAGACGAGTCTCATCATGATGGAAGATAGTTTTATAAGGGTAATATTTCATCATAATGCCTATTCGAGTTTGCTGCCATGAGCATACCAGCTGCAAACTCAAATCAGCATTGCAGTTACATCATAGCATTGCAGATACATGGAGATGGTCTGGGTACTAATAACTTGAACTTATTCAAGTTTGAAGCTGTATTATAACTTCTTATAGATAGTTCTATAAGAAAAGCTTGACTTTAGAAACCATGGTGATTACTGCTTCAACTACCAAAGAATCATTCACAATGTAGCCTTTGGATGTATCCTGGAGTTCCCACAGTGACAAGAAGTATAGATTACCCCTTTGATATGATGAAGCAGTAAACCAATATGTAGCTGCAGCATATCTCgcaaaacaagaaattaacaCAATTAATAGATTCTCGGAAAACTAAAGGTTCCCAGCTTTCTTGCTATCAAAACAAGGTCTTTTCCACAAAATTTAAGTGGAGAGTTTCACCTGTAAATTCCTTGGTGTTGCTGGAGTTGTATCGGTCTTTGACTCTTAGTTTGTATTCTGCGTACACTTTTCGTTTGGGTGGAAGCTGGTAAGCCTCAACCAACtccaagaaaagagaaagtgaATAACCCTTCCATAGTCCCTTTCCTCTAGGATAGACTATTAATTTCCTGTTTTTAGTGACAAAAACCACAAATCCCAATAGCAAAATTCAGTACAAGTGAACAAGAGATCAACTTTTCTAGGGAGTAAGGCAAGTTGATACACAACTACCATTTTGAGTCTCCAATAGTTTGAACATCAGAAATATAATAGTCAGAGTATGATTTTGAATAGTTGTCAAGCTTGAAAGTTATTGTATTGTTGGCAGGCTGCTGTATCATGGAAAGACACTCCAATTTTCCTGTATGTTTAATCACAAAAATCTCTACCCCAAACGTGCAAGAATCATCAACAAGGTATCCCTTCGAAGCATCACTGAAATGGGCAAGAGAGAGGAATTGGGCAATGCCCCATTCGGTTTTCATCTGGTAAAATCGCTTAATAGCCCCATCACCTTCTgcatgaaaaaaagaagaagaattacTGGTTTTCTTCTTCgttaaaacataaaagaatacGCATGAAGAGACACACCTTCAACGGTTAAGTATTTGTCACGAATCTGGTCGAGCACAAAGAACCTAAAGTTGACATTGACTTCCCATGTACGAGGTAAGTGATCTGTCTCTTCAATTTGCAAGTAAAGGGAGATGAAGCCACTTCCATTGCTTTTCTTGTTCCCGTCTGGGTAGAGTACCAACCTCCTGAGAATGGGGTGAAAACAGCGGAGGAAATGGAAGAGCTTTGAGACAATAGTATTTAaagatcaaaacaataataggGTATTGGGATTTAGGACGTAAAGCATTTCCCAAGAAATAAATCCTCACCATTTGTGACCCCCAACTTCAAATGCATCAGATTCATAATAATCCACCCCTGTCTTAACCAATAAAGAGAATGACTCTATGTTGAATAGATAGTGAGCTGGTGGAAGATCTCTTGTAACTCTTCTGATTTCTACGAACATCAGAAACCATGTGATTACTGAATGACTTGGTGTTTGGTTCAATCCATTCATTCATGATTTCAACTTATTAACTTACAAATAAAAGCATAAGATTGCATACCAGGTTTTTATGGAACCATAATATTCTCTTTATAAACGTAAAATTGCATGCAATAGGACATGGTGGAAGAACATGTTTCGATGGAAATTAATGGCAGGATATCCTTGAATTTCGAccaactaataaaaaaatgaaaaagggcTAGTTTGAAGGGGAAAACAGAACATACCAGGTTTTGTCAGAATCTCTTCCATGACAAATTTGATTACTTTTTTACTTGCTAAGGATTTAAGGTTTTAAGGGcaacattttcctttatatCCTAGGCTTGACATGGGATTCTTACCTTGTAAAACTTCATCAAGAAGACCTATTTGGGATGATATGCTTGTCTTGTAAACTCAAAAGAGACCTCttaaaaggaaggaaaaagaataacaCTAAAAGGACCTCTAATCTCAATTAGTTTAGTCAATAAAACACTTTTGCTGATTATACAAAAAGTTTAAAGTAAATTTCACCTATACTAATAATGGGGTTAAGGGGAAATGGAGATCTATCCTTTTTGTATAGCTCCATTGCATTGCTAAAAGAACAATGAAAACTCTTTACTTTTAACCAATGGAAACTTATCTTAAGGGTAAGGCAAAGGAATACAAAGGTCTTGGAATCAGTATATCTCCAGTTTAAATTCTACTTTGTGTGAGTTATGTTATTCAACTTTATTTAAGTTAGCCTTCTTCCAAATATATATAGATCGGCTTGTCGTCTTTGGATAATCACTCGCAATATCGTATCTATAAAGTCAAACTTGTAAACTATAAAAGGATGAACAATCCATCACTAACTATTCAATCCCACAAGACATATGATCTCTGATGCTTCTGCTTAAGAAAGACCAGAATATTGCATGTGAATTTAGTATACTACCAAAACAAGGAACACCCTTTTAGTTTTTACGGTAAATTCTTAGTAaacattgaaaaatatatgattACTGAAGAAGAAAGCATCGGATGCTTTTCTTTGGTGTATTCTCATTGATACCAAGCCCATGTATCAATTTCTTTCATCCTTCTGCTTTATTATTGTTGTTATAATTTCCCCTTCTCTTGGGAAATTGCAACAAGTAATATGTGAGTTTCAGTTCAATTCGATCCTCGTCTCATACCTTGAGTTTTATAACTCAGATCTTCCTCAAAAAGAAGTCACGTAGTCATTACGATGAGAATTTGTAAAAGTTGGTTAAAAACTTAGTTCCTACTATAATATAACATAAGCAGTTGGCTGGAACTGAGAAGTAGATCTTGGTTACATGTTTACAGCATATTCTGCTGAATCATTGATGATGAAGATCGGTCTGGGGCATGAGACCAAGGGCAAAAGGTCAAGATAGTCAGTAGCATGTACTGTGTGTGTTTTGATGAATATTCTCATTGAGAAAGACGTGACATTATATTTCAAAACTTCCCTGTAGCTGCCGGCTCTTATCAGTTAATTTGGAGACAAATGGCTGATTGTTTAACTCTATTACGGCAATCAAATGCAGAAGAAGACAAATTCTTGTTGTATATTCAGCCAATGGAtctcttttttcattaattcCAGCAGTCACCAAAGCATAGCGATTTCCTCCTTGTTCCACAATCCCAATCAATGAAACGCAGTTCCATATGTACTACACCTTCAAACAAAGTTCTACTGTAAACCTGTTTGGACTAAACTTCAAGCCTGAGATCATCCAAAATGAAACAAATCTCCATCTGGGTACTTTCTGTTTCATTCGTTCTCATCACTCATGTGACAAATTCCGTGGATGATGGGGCCAGGGATTTATTGGTTGAATTCTATAAACAATTGTCTAACAACAATTTCCCACCTGATCCTAGTTTCGGTTGGAACTCAACTTCTGATCCCTGCAAGAATCAGTGGAAGGGTGTGATCTGTGATCATAACACTAACAGTGTCGTTAAAAGAAtagtttttgataattttagcCTTTCAGGTTTTCTTAATGCTAGTGCTCTTTGCAATGTGCAATCTCTTGCTGCGTCTCTTAATGTTATTAATCTTATTCTGAACAACATTGGTGGTGCGATCCAAGCTGATATTGCAAATTGCAAACAACTCACTCGCTTGCTCTTGGGTGGTAACCAGTTCTCCGGAAACCTTCCAGGCTCACTTGCAATGTTAGGTAATCTGAAACAACTTGACATATCAAACAACATATTTTCTGGTGACTTGCCAGGTTTGTCCAGGATTTCAGGTCTCAGAATGTTCCTTGCACAAAATAATCAGCTCACAGGGGAGATACCTGAATTTGATTTCTCCAATCTTGTTCAATTCAATGTCTCCAACAACTTCCTCAAGGGTCCTATTCCTGATGTGAAAGATCGATTTCCTGCAAGCTGCTTCCTAGGCAATCCTGAATTATGTGGAGACATATTTCAAAAACCTTGTCCacgagagaaaaagaaatcaaaaggTGTCTCCAAGAATCAGATTCTTATGTACTCAGGGTATATTGCACTGGGCTTGGCTATTGTTGCTTTGATTCTTTGCAGgctcaaaaagaagaaaggagaaaaagttGACTCTCCAAGTCCAAATAAGGTGGCATCAGTTGATAATGTTGTTGACAAGCCTAGTGTTACATCAACCGAGTTTAAAACAGAAGTGAGCAGATCAGAATTTTCAATCCATTCAGCTGAAAGTGCATTGGCCTCATCTTCACTGGTAGTTCTCACGAGTCCTGCAGTAAGTGACTTGAAATTTGAGGACTTGCTTAGAGCTCCAGCTGAGTTGATTGGGAGGGGAAAGCACGGTACCCTCTATAAAGTCATCTTCGAGAATGGGATGGTGCTGGCTGTGAAAAGGATTAAAGATTGGACAATTTCAACTGATGATTTTAAGCAGAGGATGCGTAGGCTAGACCAAGCAAAGCATCCAAATGTCCTGCAAGCTCTTGCCTTCTATTGTTCAAAGCATGAGAAGCTCCTGGTCTATGAATATCAGCTGAATGGAAGTCTATTCTCACTTCTCCAAGGTAAGCATACTCAGTTTCATCTAAAATGTTATCATTGTTAGCATTTATGCTTGGCAGGTCTACGATGTTGTGATTTGGTGCCTCATTTGTTGATAGAAAACgttttttccttcaaaaataTGTTGGAACTCAAAACTTAGGAAAACCCTTATGTTGCAACACATGATCGCCTTTTTCATCTTCATTTCTGCAATCCGAACATGATAAACATATTTCAAACTCGAACATGCATTCTCAGATCAGACGTAACATATATGCCCTTTTGCAACTTAAATTCACTTCTATTCTTAACCACATACAAGGATTTGAGAAGCTGCATATGTACTTCAGGAAACCGAAAGGGACAAAAATTTGAATGGGCAAGCAGACTTGTTGTTGCAGCAAAAATTGCTGAGGCACTGGCCTTCATGCATCAGGAGCTTCACAGCGATGGAATTGCTCATGGTAACTTGAAATCCTCAAACATCATGCTGAAAAAGAATATGGAACCTTGCATAAGTGAATATGGTCTTATGGTGGTGGATCCTCAAGAATCCTCTTCAAGTGCCAATGTTAATGGCctgaaaacaatgcaacaaACTGAGGATAATGCATCTAATGCCTTCAAAGCAGACATATATTGCTTTGGGGTGATTCTGCTCGAGCTACTAACTGGAAAGCTGGTCCAGAATGAAGGGGTTGAATTGACTTCATGGGTTCACTCAGTGGTTCGCGAAGAATGGACGGTAGAAGTTTTCGACAAGTCTCTAATTGCAGAAGGTGCAAGTGAAGAGAGGATGCTGAATCTGCTGCAGGTGGCTATAAAATGTGTTAACCACTCTCAGGCTAGGCCAAGCATTAACCAAGTTGTCGCCATGATCAACACCAtgaaggaggaagaagataAATCACGAGTCAATGAACCATAATCAAGCAACTTCTTCATCCATCGATCAGATGAAGATTCACCTAAAGATGATACAGCAAATTTCAGGGTCCATATGTTTTCgttcaaatttttcattgcaGGTAGTCCACCACTGAGTAAAACTCAATTTTGCAGagaatatttgtattttaaacTCAATAATTGAGCAGTAACTCCTGCCTTAAGTCCCATGTCTTAGAAGTTAGAATCTTCAAAAACTATTTTTACCACAAAATGATGGGATTTATATTGCTACActgttttattttgatatgctATAGCTCCTGGTCTGTAAGATAATAGAAACATCCAACAATCGCTGGCCTGTCCGTTTGGAGTTACTAAAAATTCCCGATCTCAATGCTTTGGTAAGAAGGATATAATCTGCTATTCAAGATGTTGTAAATTGATTCTATGGAATCTCAGCCTCCTATGCAAAGAGGGCATTTTCCACAACATGAACTCATGACCACCAGGTCACCATAGCCTCTGACAATGGCAGGCCTCTATCCATTTTGATGTCCCTTGTCTGTTGGCATGTCAGCATCCTTTGCTTGATGGGCACTAGGTTTTCTGTTGGCGTTGAACTAATGTAGCTCAAAGTCAGTGTGGATAAAATTGCACCAACAACTCAATGGATAAT is drawn from Theobroma cacao cultivar B97-61/B2 chromosome 4, Criollo_cocoa_genome_V2, whole genome shotgun sequence and contains these coding sequences:
- the LOC18600726 gene encoding BTB/POZ and MATH domain-containing protein 3 isoform X2; the protein is MEEILTKPGVDYYESDAFEVGGHKWRLVLYPDGNKKSNGSGFISLYLQIEETDHLPRTWEVNVNFRFFVLDQIRDKYLTVEEGDGAIKRFYQMKTEWGIAQFLSLAHFSDASKGYLVDDSCTFGVEIFVIKHTGKLECLSMIQQPANNTITFKLDNYSKSYSDYYISDVQTIGDSKWKLIVYPRGKGLWKGYSLSLFLELVEAYQLPPKRKVYAEYKLRVKDRYNSSNTKEFTATYWFTASSYQRGNLYFLSLWELQDTSKGYIVNDSLVVEAVITMVSKVKLFL
- the LOC18600726 gene encoding BTB/POZ and MATH domain-containing protein 3 isoform X1 produces the protein MEEILTKPEIRRVTRDLPPAHYLFNIESFSLLVKTGVDYYESDAFEVGGHKWRLVLYPDGNKKSNGSGFISLYLQIEETDHLPRTWEVNVNFRFFVLDQIRDKYLTVEEGDGAIKRFYQMKTEWGIAQFLSLAHFSDASKGYLVDDSCTFGVEIFVIKHTGKLECLSMIQQPANNTITFKLDNYSKSYSDYYISDVQTIGDSKWKLIVYPRGKGLWKGYSLSLFLELVEAYQLPPKRKVYAEYKLRVKDRYNSSNTKEFTATYWFTASSYQRGNLYFLSLWELQDTSKGYIVNDSLVVEAVITMVSKVKLFL
- the LOC18600727 gene encoding probable inactive receptor kinase At2g26730 translates to MKQISIWVLSVSFVLITHVTNSVDDGARDLLVEFYKQLSNNNFPPDPSFGWNSTSDPCKNQWKGVICDHNTNSVVKRIVFDNFSLSGFLNASALCNVQSLAASLNVINLILNNIGGAIQADIANCKQLTRLLLGGNQFSGNLPGSLAMLGNLKQLDISNNIFSGDLPGLSRISGLRMFLAQNNQLTGEIPEFDFSNLVQFNVSNNFLKGPIPDVKDRFPASCFLGNPELCGDIFQKPCPREKKKSKGVSKNQILMYSGYIALGLAIVALILCRLKKKKGEKVDSPSPNKVASVDNVVDKPSVTSTEFKTEVSRSEFSIHSAESALASSSLVVLTSPAVSDLKFEDLLRAPAELIGRGKHGTLYKVIFENGMVLAVKRIKDWTISTDDFKQRMRRLDQAKHPNVLQALAFYCSKHEKLLVYEYQLNGSLFSLLQGNRKGQKFEWASRLVVAAKIAEALAFMHQELHSDGIAHGNLKSSNIMLKKNMEPCISEYGLMVVDPQESSSSANVNGLKTMQQTEDNASNAFKADIYCFGVILLELLTGKLVQNEGVELTSWVHSVVREEWTVEVFDKSLIAEGASEERMLNLLQVAIKCVNHSQARPSINQVVAMINTMKEEEDKSRVNEP